Genomic DNA from Lactuca sativa cultivar Salinas chromosome 8, Lsat_Salinas_v11, whole genome shotgun sequence:
CGGATAGTAAGAGTAGTGAAGCTCCCCAACATCATCACCCGATAGCTTTGTCCATCCAGTCGGCCCCACATGATACActtcaacaacaacaccaatattTTCAAATCAtccatataaatataaaaatataaatataaaacccaaatgaaataaaaagtaaaaatctagagagagagtacCGCTGGCAACACCACCACTAGCTCCATCGCGGAACGTAGCATGATAAATGGATCTTCTCGCCAGCTCAGCAGCTTCCTCAATTGACATATCATATTGATACCTAAATTTCACATAAAAGGAATGGAATTAGGTGtggaattaatttatttatttatttatatttgtgtgtgtgtggaggGAGAGGGGGGAGTACTCACCCGCTATCAAGTACACCGTAAGCATACGGTGAGCCAGACCCAACGGAGAATTTTGTTCCCTTGAGGCGTCCACCTTCGCTGTCTACGTAATACAGACCAGGGCCCTACAAAGAAAGTAACGTAaatgtaaaatgactattttgcccttcgTTTTTAATATTTTCATCATATACATATAAAGGGTATTATATATAGATATAAACCTTTTCATCCCATCCTGCAATCATTGTCCCAACAGACAAACCCATGCCACGGTAAGAATAGAGAATGTTGGCCAGCATCTTTGATGCGCCTGTCACTGAAATCCTTCTCTTGTTTGCCAATTCATGCAGACGACACTGAAATttaaataacaataataaaaaaattcaaatattgCTTAGAATAATTCAAATTGATAAGTAAAAAAGGTGATTTTGAtataaagaaatgaaagtaggatgcctTAATGCCTAAATTTCTGTGCCAAAACTGACAATCTGCAGCTCCTCCAGCCATAGTACCAAGCATATACGGATTAATTTCAATGATTTTTTTCACAGATTGAGatgctgaaaaaaaaaacaaaattaaaagagcaTATTAGACTAGTTAATGCTCTTTCAAATCACGATTCATAATTAATCATTGATCAAGTAaagataaaattttaaatgaataaaaacagCATGATATCTCGAAGAAGAAGTGCATACATATATAGCCTCCCATGCTAGCTCGGGAATCTGCAGCAACCATCACACCCTCCTTGAAAATAAAAGCCAAAGTGGTTGTTCCCTTTGCTGGTTTTACCATTTGGATAGAATTCTTCTGAAATCCATCAAACTGAAACAAAGGATTTGATGTAGTGTTTTAGCAATAAATACATTCACTTAACATCTAGCAGAAaggtaaaaaaaagaaaaaggcaAGAATTGTGAAGAAACTCACATCTGATGTAACTGGAAGGTCAAATGAAGGGGCATCTGAGAACCCATCAGAAagcaagtcatcacttcctccaTAGAGTGGTGCACTTGATTCTAGTCCACTAAAGTCGAGCTTCATGATTTCCACCTAAACACATCAAAATTCATTAGTAAGGTTTCTAGTTCACAATCTGGAAGCTACATGATTTGCAGTATACACAAATTTCATGCTCTCCTCAACTGTATTGGATAAAGTGCATGATATCTGTAGagactaaggtgttgtttgtttttgatTTAGTAGGCTAAATGGATGAAAGACTTATGGGGTACAGATATCTAAGGTAGTTTTCTTTTATACTAAATGCTTAAACCATGGCTTAATGGGATAAGTGGGAGTCGTTATCAATTCAAACGCTCCCTCACGTTTCTGTTTACCTTCTTTATCCCATTCAACCCTTTTACCTAAACCCCCTCCCCTTGATCTTTTTTCGCTGCACAACATCTAAACAACCCTAAGGAAAATACGTTTCCTATTGTGTAGAAGATGGACTGATCTGCGTACATCTTCCTCAACATCTTCTCCCGCTGCTCCAGATTCCTTCGATTTTTCTAATGGGTTAACGAAACCGTCACTCAAACCCGACCAATTGCGTTGCTACATCCATGATATCAGGTTTGAAGGAGTGATGTTTTTAACAACAAAATGTACAATTCGTAACAAACCCTAGATTATGAAGACCTGATTCTGAGCGAGATCAAAGAAAATGCATACAGCAATCTACCTAGCTAAATTGAAGAGCAAATGGAAGTCGAAGAACTAAGTCGAGATCATACCTTTAAATCGGAAAGAATAGACCAGATTGTTAATACGTTGATTCAGCAGAGAGAAAACTCAAATCAGAGTATTTGAAGGAGTGATTTCTTGAACAACACTATAACTTAAAATCCGACTCTCGATGGGTTCGGAGTTCTGACCCGGTTCATGTGGATCCAATAAGTACAGCCCATTAAAATAAGTTCGTCATTTTCGCGGCTCCAGTATTAAATTTGAGTTCGGCCCATGGATTTGAAACTTTTTATTTAGGGCCAAGAAACATTATAACAACACTGAGAAATATTGAGAAATTGTTAAAAAAGTCTTAATATTTTTGGAAAAATCTCATTTTattctaaaatttattttttgaacagaaagtctcgattatttcattttggctcaaattaacaaaaaaaaaaatcattttttctttTAACATGAAATAGCATATTATCGTctaaaatgaaataatttggaattttttgttcaaaaaaaaaggattaaattgaaacttttccaaaaatattgggacttttctaaCAATTTCCCTAACAACATTTATTGGTAACCAACTATCGATTTATTCTTTTAAAAACTTTTACTTGTATGGATATCAACTAGCATCGAATGTGGACTCACAAATAACAACTCAACCATCAAAGGATACAACTCAGACATCAAATGATCTAACATGGACTCACAAATAACACATCAATATTCAAAGGAAAGATCGACTCTATGATCAACAGAAGCGGGAACATGATAAGGTTCGTAATGATAATTGTACTCATATAACCACAATCAAACTCATCATTATCATAATCCAACTACTTCAAATAATCTGCAAGAAGTTTTCATATCGATACCCTCAAGAAACAGTTtacaaattaaaatgaaaaattgcaAATATGTGCTAAAGGAGTAAAATTATGCTTGATTACCTTGTATAAAGTGAACCTAAGGTATATATTGTCTCTAATTGTGATCAATTTGTGTAATTTTGTCGCATTTTGATGGACTGTAATGGATTACCAGCCATCCTTACTTTCATAGGGTTGGTTGAAGCATACATatatatttacttcaattatacatatatatagttgTTATATATACATGTAATTGTTATTAAAGAGGGTTTTTTCTATTCTTCTAACATAATGGCATCTTCTTCATCAACAACATTGTTTCCTTTAAGATAAACTACAAAGGTTTGTTCGTGTTTGGGCCATTTGGTTATTATGAAGGTGGGGAGACATTAACCCTTGAGAATACTAATTTCACTAGCATGGAATACACATAGTTTTTTGATCTTATGAAGAAGGGAACAATAATGATGTGCTCATGTGTATATTATGTTGTTCCTGGAAAAGATTTACATAATGGGTTTAAAAATACTCAAATATGATGTTGATTTTAAACATTTTGTTGCTTATAGATTTAGAagcatgtatgtgtgtatgtatgtgtatgtatgtatgtatgtatatatatatatatatatatatatatatatatatatatatatatatatatatatatatcaccatgATGAAGATCTAACAGAGTTTCTTGGAAAGGTAGACCTTGTGGTTGAAGACGATGTGTGGTAAGAGTGAAAATGAATATGACATTTCTAAAAATAATACAAGTGATAATGACGATGATGAAACAACTTCGTTAGATCACTTGTCAGCCCGTGAGGATGAAGTCGCTTATGTtaggaaaaataaaaaaagttatatGGTGTTGCCCTTACTAATGAACTTATGGGGTCATTTGAAAGGGACAAGCAAGTTGACATTGcaacaaaacatcacaactttttAGATTAACTTACATGGATGCTACAAAGAGTGAAacaaattaaatattaatatcaGTAGTGATGATGACGATGGTATCGGGGTTTTTAGGAAACAATCAATTTATACATGTAGAATTTCACTTTAACTCTTAAGGGTGCATGCAACCTAATGGATCTCTGTCTTTTCTCAATTAGTAGCAACATACttataaaacaaaactataaaccATATGAATCAAATTCATGAATAGAACCACATACATCTTGTTTGATTTGAAACAAGCTAATCAAATACCCTTTGTAGTCTCCTTGAAAAAACTAGCTCCAAAAGTATGgccgcctctaatggttcacacctaaAACTTAGGAAACCCTAGGATTGAAGGAGAGAGGGGATAGAATagagaatttttttttaattatctttATGGTTAAGGTTAAGCCGAAAATCACAAGGGGTATTCCCCTTTATATAGCTGCCTGATAATCCCAGAAACCCTAGATTTATACTTAAAACAATAATATTTCAAAGCAGTGATTATCTAGTTTCTTTTTATCCGTTGGAGGTTTCCAAA
This window encodes:
- the LOC111904916 gene encoding proteasome subunit beta type-5-B — its product is MKLDFSGLESSAPLYGGSDDLLSDGFSDAPSFDLPVTSDFDGFQKNSIQMVKPAKGTTTLAFIFKEGVMVAADSRASMGGYISSQSVKKIIEINPYMLGTMAGGAADCQFWHRNLGIKCRLHELANKRRISVTGASKMLANILYSYRGMGLSVGTMIAGWDEKGPGLYYVDSEGGRLKGTKFSVGSGSPYAYGVLDSGYQYDMSIEEAAELARRSIYHATFRDGASGGVASVYHVGPTGWTKLSGDDVGELHYSYYPVEPAIVEQEMTEAVAA